In the Brevundimonas sp. MF30-B genome, TCGTGGCGTAGGGCTGGCCGTCGTAGAGTTCGACGCCGGTGATGCGGCCCCGGATCAGCACCTGGGCGTCGACAGCCTGGTCGGCGCCGGTCTTGGCCGTGACCTTCAGGGTGTAGACGCCGTCGGGCGCGTCGCCGCCGGCGGCTGTCTTTCCGTCCCAGGTGAAGTCGTGGACGCCTGTGGTTTTGGACGGCGCGTCGCCGGACCACACGACCTTGCCCGCGCTGTCGAGCACCTGAAGCGTCGCCGTGGCCGCGTTGCCGCCGAGCTCGTAGCTCCAGCTGGCCTGGCCGTTCTCCAGCTTGGTCGCGCCCCAGACGGCGGTGGCGTCCTTGCCGATGTAGTTGGCCGCGCCCGCCAGGCCGCTGCCCTGCTGGGCCGCCAGCAGCCCCTTGAGCAGGTCATTGGTCAGCAGCTGCTGTTCGACCCCGGCCATCTGCGTCAGCTGGGCGGTGAACTGATTGGAGTCCACCGGCGACAGCGGGTCCTGATTCTTCAGCTGGGCGGTCAGCAGCGTCAGGAAGGTCTCGAAGTTCGAGGCCATCATCTGTGAGCCGGCGTTGATCCGGTTCGTGGCGGTGTTGGTGGAGATGGAGTCGACCATGGGTCAGACCTTCAGATCGACGCCGCGCGGCGTCAGAGAAAGGGGCGTCCAGGCCGGGGCCTGGATCGGGTCATCCTCGGCGCCCAGTCGAGCGCGGGCTGAGAAGGCGGAGGCGCGCTCGCGGCGCTGATCGAACATCTGGCCCGAGCCGGCCTCGCGCTCCGAGAAGTCCAGTGCATCGTGGGCCAGCTGGAAGCCGGCGTCCTGAAGCTGGCGGCGCAGTTCGTCGGCGCGGCCGCGCAGGTCGGTGGCGGCCGCCGGGTTGTCGAAC is a window encoding:
- a CDS encoding flagellar hook assembly protein FlgD; translation: MVDSISTNTATNRINAGSQMMASNFETFLTLLTAQLKNQDPLSPVDSNQFTAQLTQMAGVEQQLLTNDLLKGLLAAQQGSGLAGAANYIGKDATAVWGATKLENGQASWSYELGGNAATATLQVLDSAGKVVWSGDAPSKTTGVHDFTWDGKTAAGGDAPDGVYTLKVTAKTGADQAVDAQVLIRGRITGVELYDGQPYATIGKSILPLSSLIALDEARQASTPTTPTEDDPSLMSSIASALNPLKLLS